Proteins co-encoded in one Garra rufa chromosome 21, GarRuf1.0, whole genome shotgun sequence genomic window:
- the myct1b gene encoding myc target protein 1 homolog has protein sequence MLLLTIMASNETNAIWEILQPIGFDELILVFCLSILIGLLIGILIFFFLTWMSRRRASVRITRRQNQSSESKSSRNQHCHLKHYKSHGFDKNSEYAGRAVLNLHRQTSVDPNEILGRSPSFQNSTFRPPSKKSKKTGNETEDDNQDALLPNITDPLSAEPAESFWLGKGSLRGFLPRQTPPPAYDSVIHIFQESCT, from the exons ATGCTTCTGCTAACTATTATGGCTTCAAATGAAACAAATGCGATTTGGGAAATTCTCCAACCTATTGGTTTTG ACGAGCTCATCCTGGTGTTCTGCTTGTCGATATTAATTGGTCTGCTCATCGGGATCTTGATTTTCTTCTTCCTTACATGGATGTCAAGACGTAGAGCTTCGGTTCGGATCACCAGACGTCAAAACCAGTCGTCAGAATCCAAGAGCTCTCGTAACCAGCACTGCCACCTCAAACACTACAAGAGTCACGGATTTGACAAGAACAGTGAATATGCGGGAAGAGCGGTTTTAAACCTCCACAGACAGACCTCCGTAGACCCCAATGAAATACTGGGTAGAAGCCCCAGCTTTCAGAATTCCACTTTTCGGCCACCATCGAAAAAGTCTAAGAAGACTGGTAATGAAACAGAAGATGACAACCAGGATGCATTACTTCCTAACATCACAGATCCATTAAGTGCAGAACCAGCAGAGTCTTTTTGGCTGGGGAAGGGCAGTCTAAGAGGTTTCCTACCTAGACAGACTCCACCACCTGCATATGACAGTGTCATTCACATCTTTCAAGAGTCCTGTACTTGA
- the tulp4b gene encoding tubby-related protein 4 has translation MSRDYEEPAQSVGMLAAVEHGPVLCSDSNILCLSWKGRVPKSEKEKPVCRRRYYEEGWLATGNARGVVGVTFTSSHCRRDRNTPQRINFNLRGHNSEVVLVRWNEPFQKLATCDMEGGIFVWIQYEGRWSVELVNDRGAQVSDFTWSHDGTQALIAYRDGFVLVGSVSGQRHWSSEINLESQITCGIWTPDDQQVLFGTADGQVIVMDCHGRMLAHVLLHESDGIVSMSWNCPNFLVEDSTESDTDSDDPTPAQVQNLKPLLTVSFISGDISLMNNYDDLSPNIIRSGLKDVEVQWCSQGDLLAVAGMERHGLPADSACASLMRNALVKFYNVQGEHIYTLETPAQRPITTICWGHRDSRLFLACGPALYVVRVEHRVASLQLLCQQGIASALKEERDVGKLNMPSLLCSYVTTAFIPTIKPPIPDPNNIRDFVSYPTAGNERLHCTMKRSEENPEAGGPCYTLYLEHLGGLVPILKGRRISKLRPEFVIMDPKMDAKADEVCVNGMISYMTDSCNCSDSSDIELSDEWVGRKSPKLSRGNRSPKLPRYSKHIRINMESRKSPKLQTSQEMSRSPRLPKKPPVRSPSLTRREFPVDGFSEHNYLAQVTSNIWGTKFKIVGLASFLPANLGAVIYKTSLLHLQPRQMTIYLPEVRKISLDFMSLPVFNPNVFSEDEDDLPVMGPSGVSADNPPCTVNIPIAPIHSPAQAMSPTQSIGLVQSLLANQNIQLDVLTNPTATAAAAAAAAAATAAAANATASEHSQDTVTAQYTVPTRYSNPGQVIFSGLEMSNILSGTLPPPPHHLPPHPHQQRQQQQQQQDHQQSKHQQQLQPQQHLKLPHQSQQLHQQSLQQQHVQHQQQLQTQQHQQQLQQQHQHQLQQQHQQQQQQQLQQQHQQQQQLQQQHQQQLQQQHQQLQQQHQQLQQQHQQQLQQHQQQLHQQQLQQQQLQQQQQQIQQQVQQHQQQQMHQQHQQQFQQQQHQLQLQHEQMQQQQQQMQQQQQQIRQQILEMRQQQQQLQQQHQQIQLQHQQMQRQHQQMQQQLKMQMSLQHPPSGYATLSLHQLQLMPQIPHPDQPPDRGEQVLSLKIPSRPQSFIETDTLEVQMRKVNPPPPYPGTVVSAAAAVPTTAPPGLLVSNENGTTLSTDPCLTKDEFSLHPIGLQYPTPLGYERITTFDSSGNVEEVCRPRRRLLRNQNAYGMQGMGSSATLKVTSSENKKVLLPYSSATLSRLSVPRYSIPSGDPPPYPDTSNQMNTIRSPTQRIDSSLIHATLRRDRREPTLKVSQMVDAVRTLPTKSKMSGSLTLSYQPRIPTALYTCTQCSSNSSSTSVSVTGGGTNSSGIAGGTVVRQDFPPGKGAQHSTIIVHSKSASPLASQSSYNLLSPIDNSRDRTVYVNSAFTEDETLSQQCHLEKSVRHLTLGDVNLTVKRPPPYQWDSPAAEQLWIPQEQNLLPGPPGPPNKPPTFLLSQPQHLDMTRLPFVLSTKPSPSPNSMTLPSAYQLSLSPFPSVVGHGGPQLQALQSPAQSCGPNDMVTSSPFSQADPTLVLPPGYPANLTNLGCCTLPPMYPGASSCSNLQLHPMSLHPWSTYSTCPPMPDHSATLPSKSHQALEKPVLSPPPQPPPPPPPPPPPPLPPPPPPVELLNRQSTSEVVAESGESFQDQSSLNESPQGAERFSKKGRKRLDSRAEEANMSGVSEGKSKKESRTLSDFNSLISSPRLGSREKKKPKGQKEPLNKAKKLSRTSNEFQDSSESEPELFISGDELMNQSQSSKKGWKSKRNLRTASELEEIKCRKANEREDRSLGSQGFVYVMANKQPLWNEATQVYQLDFGGRVTQESAKNFQIELDGRQVMQFGRIDGNAYILDFQYPFSAVQAFAVALANVTQRLK, from the exons ATGTCCAGGGACTATGAAGAG CCTGCTCAGTCTGTAGGGATGTTGGCTGCGGTGGAACATGGTCCGGTCCTCTGCAGTGACTCCAACATCCTCTGCCTCTCATGGAAAGGGAGAGTTCCCAAAAGTGAGAAGGAGAAGCCGGTGTGCAGGAGGCGCTACTATGAGGAGGGCTGGCTGGCCACTGGGAACGCAAGGGGTGTTGTGGGCGTGACGTTCACATCTAGTCACTGTAGAAGGGACAGAAATACCCCTCAACGAATCAACTTCAATTTACGGGGTCACAACAGTGAG GTTGTCCTTGTTAGGTGGAATGAACCGTTTCAGAAGCTTGCAACGTGTGACATGGAGGGAGGGATATTTGTGTGGATCCAATATGAAGGAAGATGGTCTGTAGAGCTGGTGAATGACAGAGGTGCTCAG GTGAGTGACTTCACCTGGTCACATGATGGTACACAGGCCCTAATCGCCTACAGGGATGGTTTTGTCCTGGTGGGCTCAGTGAGTGGTCAGAGACACTGGTCGTCTGAGATCAATTTAGAGAGCCAGATCACCTGTGGAATCTGGACCCCTGATGACCAGCAG GTGCTTTTTGGAACAGCAGACGGGCAAGTCATAGTGATGGACTGCCACGGCCGTATGCTCGCCCATGTTCTTCTGCATGAGTCAGATGGCATAGTCAGCATGTCCTGGAACTGCCCGAACTTCCTGGTGGAGGACAGCACTGAGAGCGATACAGACTCTGATGACCCTACTCCAGCTCAAG TGCAAAATCTCAAGCCACTGCTCACTGTCAGCTTCATATCAGGAGATATTAGTTTGATGAACAACTACGATGATCTTTCACCTAACATTATACGCTCAGGACTGAAAG ATGTGGAGGTACAGTGGTGCTCTCAGGGAGACCTGCTGGCAGTGGCCGGGATGGAGAGACACGGCCTGCCCGCTGACTCAGCCTGTGCCTCTTTAATGAGGAACGCCCTTGTCAAGTTTTACAATGTTCAAGGGGAACATATATACACTTTAGAAACTCCAGCCCAA AGGCCCATCACCACTATTTGCTGGGGTCACCGGGACTCACGGCTGTTTCTGGCCTGTGGGCCAGCCCTGTACGTAGTGCGTGTGGAGCACCGTGTGGCCAGTCTGCAGCTTCTGTGTCAGCAGGGCATTGCCAGTGCTCTTAAAGAAGAGAGAGATGTGGGGAAACTGAACATGCCTTCACTCCTCTGTTCCTATGTTACCACTGCTTTCATTCCAACTATCAAG CCGCCCATCCCTGATCCGAATAACATCCGAGACTTTGTGAGCTATCCGACTGCAGGGAATGAACGCTTGCACTGCACTATGAAACGTTCAGAGGAGAACCCAGAAGCAGGAGGCCCCTGTTATACCCTCTATCTGGAACACCTGGGAGGTCTGGTGCCTATTCTCAAGGGCCGTCGCATCAGCAAACTGCGACCTGAGTTTGTCATTATGGACCCAAAAATGGATGCTAAAGCAG ATGAGGTCTGTGTAAATGGCATGATCTCCTATATGACTGACAGCTGTAACTGCTCAGACTCAAGCGATATTGAGTTGAGTGATGAGTGGGTTGGACGAAAGTCGCCCAAGCTTTCTAGAGGAAACAGGTCTCCTAAGCTTCCTAGGTACTCTAAACATATAAG AATTAATATGGAATCAAGAAAGTCCCCCAAACTTCAAACATCTCAAGAAATGTCTAGATCTCCTAGATTACCAAAGAAGCCTCCAGTTCGGTCTCCGAGTCTTACTCGAAGAGAATTTCCAGTTGACGGCTTTAGTGAG CATAATTACTTGGCCCAGGTCACCTCTAACATTTGGGGAACAAAGTTTAAGATTGTAGGCCTTGCCTCATTTTTGCCAGCTAACTTGGGAGCAG TGATTTATAAAACTAGTTTGCTGCACCTGCAACCTCGTCAGATGACCATCTATTTGCCTGAGGTGCGAAAAATTTCCCTGGACTTCATGAGTCTGCCGGTCTTCAATCCCAACGTTTTCAGTGAAGATGAGGATGATTTACCTG TTATGGGACCTTCTGGAGTGTCAGCCGACAATCCTCCTTGCACAGTCAATATCCCCATCGCCCCAATTCACAGCCCTGCTCAAGCCATGTCACCTACACAGAGTATAGGTCTAGTCCAGTCTCTCCTAGCCAACCAGAATATTCAGCTTGATGTCCTTACCAATCCCACTGCtactgcagcagcagcagctgcagccgcagcagcaacagcagcagcggCTAATGCAACAGCATCTGAGCATAGTCAGGACACTGTGACAGCACAGTACACTGTGCCAACCAGATATTCCAATCCTGGACAGGTGATTTTCAGCGGACTTGAAATGAGTAACATCCTGAGTGGAACTCTTCCCCCTCCTCCACATCATCTGCCACCACACCCCCACCAACAACgtcagcaacagcagcagcaacaagACCATCAACAATCAAAACATCAACAACAATTACAACCACAGCAGCACCTGAAATTGCCACATCAATCACAGCAGCTGCATCAACAGTCACTGCAGCAGCAACACGTTCAACATCAGCAGCAACTGCAAACGCAACAGCATCAACAACAACTGCAACAGCAGCACCAACATCAACTGCAACAGCagcatcaacaacaacaacaacaacaactgcaacagcagcatcaacaacaacaacaactgcaacAGCAGCATCAACAGCAACTGCAACAGCAGCATCAACAACTGCAACAGCAACATCAACAACTACAGCAGCAGCATCAACAGCAGTTGCAACAACATCAACAGCAACTGCATCAGCAGCAACTGCAACAGCAGCAACTGCAACAGCAGCAACAACAGATTCAGCAGCAAGTGCAGCAGcatcaacaacaacaaatgcATCAACAGCATCAACAACAATTCCAACAACAGCAGCATCAGTTGCAGCTGCAGCATGAGCAAatgcagcagcaacaacaacagaTGCAACAACAGCAGCAACAAATTCGACAGCAAATACTGGAAATgaggcagcagcagcaacagcttcaacaacaacatcaacaaatACAGCTGCAGCATCAACAAATGCAAAGACAACATCAGCAAATGCAGCAGCAGCTTAAAATGCAAATGTCCCTTCAACATCCACCATCAGGGTATGCTACTCTATCCCTGCATCAGTTGCAGCTGATGCCGCAAATTCCTCATCCAGACCAGCCACCAGACAGAGGAGAACAAGTCCTCTCTCTGAAGATTCCTTCACGACCACAGTCATTTATCGAAACTGACACCCTTGAGGTACAGATGCGCAAAGTAAACCCTCCACCACCCTATCCAGGTACAGTGGTATCTGCTGCAGCTGCCGTACCCACTACAGCCCCTCCAGGTCTTCTTGTTAGCAATGAGAATGGCACTACACTGTCAACAGATCCGTGTTTAACTAAGGATGAATTCTCTCTTCACCCAATTGGCCTCCAGTACCCAACTCCACTAGGCTATGAAAGAATCACTACTTTTGACAGCAGTGGAAATGTCGAAGAGGTGTGTCGCCCAAGGAGACGCCTTTTAAGGAATCAAAATGCCTACGGTATGCAAGGAATGGGCAGCTCCGCCACATTGAAAGTAACTTCATCTGAGAACAAAAAGGTCCTGTTGCCATACAGCTCAGCAACTCTCAGTCGCCTCTCAGTGCCTAGATATTCCATACCAAGCGGAGACCCGCCACCTTATCCTGACACGtctaaccaaatgaacacaatcaGAAGTCCGACGCAAAGGATTGACAGCAGTTTAATTCACGCCACTTTGCGCAGAGATCGCAGGGAACCAACCCTGAAGGTGTCTCAAATGGTGGATGCAGTGAGGACTCTACCGACTAAATCTAAAATGAGTGGTTCCCTCACGCTGTCTTATCAGCCAAGGATACCCACGGCTTTGTATACGTGCACTCAGTGTAGCAGTAATAGCAGCAGCACTAGTGTAAGTGTCACCGGTGGTGGCACCAACAGCAGCGGAATTGCCGGAGGAACTGTGGTGAGGCAAGACTTCCCACCTGGCAAAGGGGCCCAACACAGCACGATAATTGTGCACTCCAAAAGTGCCTCGCCATTAGCCTCCCAGTCCTCCTATAACCTCCTGAGTCCTATTGACAACAGTAGAGACAGAACTGTCTATGTCAACTCTGCCTTTACAGAAGATGAGACACTAAGTCAGCAGTGTCATCTTGAAAAGTCAGTACGGCATTTAACACTTGGGGATGTCAATTTGACAGTCAAACGGCCTCCACCTTACCAGTGGGACTCTCCTGCAGCAGAGCAACTTTGGATACCTCAAGAGCAGAATTTATTGCCTGGACCTCCAGGACCACCTAATAAACCACCAACATTTTTACTAAGCCAACCACAGCACTTAGATATGACCCGACTACCTTTTGTCCTTTCAACAAAGCCTTCCCCCAGTCCCAATTCTATGACCCTCCCTTCAGCCTATCAGTTATCCCTTTCCCCCTTCCCATCAGTTGTAGGGCATGGTGGACCTCAACTACAGGCTTTGCAGAGTCCTGCACAATCATGTGGCCCCAATGACATGGTAACATCTAGCCCTTTCAGCCAAGCAGATCCAACTTTAGTCCTACCCCCAGGCTATCCTGCAAATTTGACCAATCTAGGTTGTTGCACCCTGCCTCCCATGTACCCAGGGGCTAGTTCCTGCAGTAACCTTCAGCTGCATCCAATGAGCTTGCATCCTTGGAGCACATACAGCACTTGCCCTCCCATGCCAGACCATTCCGCCACACTGCCCAGCAAGTCCCATCAGGCCTTGGAGAAGCCAGTTCTCTCTCCGCCTCCACAACCTCCTCCTCCCCCACCACCTCCTCCTCCGCCTCCGCTCCCTCCCCCTCCTCCACCGGTTGAACTCTTGAACCGTCAGAGCACCTCCGAGGTGGTTGCAGAATCTGGGGAGAGCTTTCAGGATCAGTCCTCTCTCAACGAGAGTCCTCAAGGAGCAGAGAGGTTCAGCAAGAAAGGGCGCAAGAGGCTTGACAGTAGGGCAGAAGAAGCCAATATGTCTGGGGTCTCTGAAGGGAAATCCAAAAAAGAGAGTCGCACACTCTCTGACTTCAATTCCCTGATCTCCAGCCCAAGACTTGGCAGCAGGGAAAAAAAGAAACCTAAAGGGCAGAAAGAGCCATTGAACAAGGCCAAGAAGCTGAGTAGGACCTCCAATGAGTTTCAGGACAGCTCTGAGAGTGAGCCCGAACTCTTCATCAGCGGTGACGAGTTGATGAACCAAAGCCAGAGCAGCAAAAAAGGATGGAAGAGCAAACGCAATCTGCGTACAGCAAGCGAACTTGAGGAAATCAAGTGCCGTAAAGCTAACGAGAGAGAGGATCGTAGTCTTGGCAGCCAAGGATTTGTCTATGTCATGGCCAACAAGCAGCCATTGTGGAACGAAGCTACCCAGGTTTACCAGCTTGACTTTGGAGGACGGGTGACACAGGAGTCAGCCAAAAACTTTCAGATTGAGCTTGATGGACGCCAG GTAATGCAGTTTGGCAGAATCGATGGCAATGCTTATATCCTGGATTTTCAGTATCCATTCTCAGCGGTACAGGCATTTGCTGTGGCCTTGGCCAATGTAACTCAGAGACTTAAATAG